The Deinococcus reticulitermitis DNA window CGCATCTCTCCCGTCGCTCTGGCGACTGCGTCGGACGCCTTGAACAACTCACCGCCACGCACACGCTCCAGTCCCTCCATCGCCCATGCAAGGAAGCCGCGCAGATAGGACGACTGCGGGTCACGCATCACGTCTTGGAGATGCTTGCCGCCGAGCAGGTCCTCCTGCCCTTTGGCGGCGAGGGGGTGCATGAAGGGGAGGGCGTGGATACGCTCCCAAAGGGCCTCGTCGCTGGTGTCGACATTTGGCGGGTCGTTGGAGATCATCACGAGGGCGTGTGTCGGGTCAGCGTCGAAGGCGTCCTGATACAGCTTGCGAACGGTCAGACCATCACTGCCACCGAGCGTCTTCAGGATTTCCGCCTGTAGTCGCGTATTCCCGACCTCATTGCACAGGGCCAGCCGCTTGTTGTAGACGACTGCGCCCAGCCTTTCACGGTCTGCGCGGACAGACAGGTACTTGGGGTCAATGACGCCAGCCTGCTTGCCCAGCACGGCGCGGAGGGTTTCTGCATAGGTGCTCTTGCCCGTTCCCTTGGGGCCGTACAGGAAGAGCACCGCTCTTTGGTTGCTCAAGCCGCTCAGTGAATAGCCTGCGACGTACTGGAGGTTTCTCTGGAATGCCTTGTCGCCGCCAGTCATGCGCTCCAGCACACTCAGCCACTCGCTCTGGTCTGCGTCCTCGTGATATTCCACAGGGAGCAAGTCAGTGAGGTAGTCCTCGCGGCGATGCTCCCGGAAGGTGCCGTTATCCCAGACTCCGTTCGGGAAGCCCAGTACGAAGGGCTTGGCCTCAAAGCGCTTCTGGTCTACTGCCAGCAACTCCTTGGCGTCATCAATGGCCCGGAGCCTTGCCGTGCGACTGCCGATGCCCTTCTTGCCCTTAGCGATGGTCATACGGTCAACGAGGCGCAGCATGGCCGAGCGAGCCTGATCGCGGTCCGCCTTATTGAGGGCGATGGCGTAGCCCAGCAGCCGGGTGACCTCTTCACTCAGGACTTGCGACAGCTGCTTGGCGTAACGCTCCGCCAGCAGTAGACCCAGGTCGCCGTCTACCCAGACGTGCGCCCCTTCTTCGTAGGCCATCCAGCCGCGTCCAGGCACGAAGCAGACGTCCTCCCTCGCCAGCTCAGCGAACCGCACGGCGAACGCCACGTCATCGTCTGGCGCGGCGAGGTGCGAGGGCAGGCCGAGGATTTTCACCGCCTGTTCGTCGGTGAAGTCCAGCTTCTCGCCCTTGCGCTGGGTGGGTTCGGGGATTTCTGAAACGTCGAGGAGCTTGTCCGCTTCCAGCTCACTAGCCTGCCGAAGTTGCTCCTCGGCCAGCGCTATGTCCCGCTTTCCGGCGAGGCTCCGCAGTGCCGCCTTGCGCGCCTGTTCGTAAGGGATGGTGCCGCCGTCGCTGTGCTCGGAGTAGACGAGGAACTCGAACGGGTCAATGAGGTGCTTCGCCAGGGTTTCACCGTCCAGACCGAGCCACTGGGCCATCGCGTGACTGCTGCTGTGGAGGTAGGCGCACTGGACGCCCTTCTTGTTAGCAAGGAGTTTGACGTCTCTGCCCGTCTCGCTGTAGGGGCTGCTCATACGTCCGTCGCCCTCGTGCCGGTAGCCTTGCCCCAGCAGGTACTGGTCGAGTCGGGTGCGCCCGTTGTGCCAGTCGATCAGCCCGCGCTCCTGCTGAGTCGGCTTCTGTTCTGGCGCGGCGACTTCCTCGACGACGGGCGCCTTGATGCTCTGGCCTTCGTTGATGAGTTCCGCCACCAGTTCAGCGGAGAGGGTGGCTTCGGAGAGATGCCAGACCTCCGTCTTGAGAGGACGCTCCGGATTCTTGACGTTGTAGGTGTTGGGTACTCGCAGGATGCGTCCCGCGTTGTAGACCTTCGGGTCGGCGCCGAACGGGGCGAAACGCCTTGCCAGAGCACGGTTGGCCGCTTCGGTCTCCTCGGGCGAGAGCATGCGACTGGCCCGGAAGTACGCCTGCAAGCCGTGCCCGGAGTACAGGACCGCCTGCGGATTCAGGTCCTGG harbors:
- a CDS encoding DNA primase family protein: MKAPHASGMGEQGHGQSVPEPVQPVHTAPNSPQALPISQRAWFQRLYGSQEGWLYATMIGSGPKQDRWLPYPFNTDEEDGDPILFKADTNAFFGVALHEQKGDIKSVKPTDLLWVDLDAKERHGTPEGEHLAQMPAAELRELVATEHHAFLIQGLAQDLNPQAVLYSGHGLQAYFRASRMLSPEETEAANRALARRFAPFGADPKVYNAGRILRVPNTYNVKNPERPLKTEVWHLSEATLSAELVAELINEGQSIKAPVVEEVAAPEQKPTQQERGLIDWHNGRTRLDQYLLGQGYRHEGDGRMSSPYSETGRDVKLLANKKGVQCAYLHSSSHAMAQWLGLDGETLAKHLIDPFEFLVYSEHSDGGTIPYEQARKAALRSLAGKRDIALAEEQLRQASELEADKLLDVSEIPEPTQRKGEKLDFTDEQAVKILGLPSHLAAPDDDVAFAVRFAELAREDVCFVPGRGWMAYEEGAHVWVDGDLGLLLAERYAKQLSQVLSEEVTRLLGYAIALNKADRDQARSAMLRLVDRMTIAKGKKGIGSRTARLRAIDDAKELLAVDQKRFEAKPFVLGFPNGVWDNGTFREHRREDYLTDLLPVEYHEDADQSEWLSVLERMTGGDKAFQRNLQYVAGYSLSGLSNQRAVLFLYGPKGTGKSTYAETLRAVLGKQAGVIDPKYLSVRADRERLGAVVYNKRLALCNEVGNTRLQAEILKTLGGSDGLTVRKLYQDAFDADPTHALVMISNDPPNVDTSDEALWERIHALPFMHPLAAKGQEDLLGGKHLQDVMRDPQSSYLRGFLAWAMEGLERVRGGELFKASDAVARATGEMREESDQYREFWLELSVDPAVVGEEPWAAHPLMALLKEGVTAGWLKGHLEFWCDSNGVYVPQGRALKRTYEAVGLVKRASAQKWVLEHPERFPQ